The Macrococcoides canis genome has a window encoding:
- a CDS encoding CtsR family transcriptional regulator, giving the protein MHNMSDIIEQYLKQLLEEATDDVVEIKRAHIAEKFDCVPSQLNYVIKTRFTNEHGYQIESKRGGGGYIRITKIESNDKSAFLNHLKELTGKKISQQNAERIIAGLYDNELITLREKKLIMSTIHRDTLMVEVPYRDYIRANILQNVLAIIHYN; this is encoded by the coding sequence ATGCATAATATGTCGGATATAATTGAACAATATTTAAAGCAGCTGCTTGAAGAAGCGACAGATGACGTCGTAGAAATTAAGCGTGCCCATATTGCAGAGAAGTTTGATTGTGTACCGTCACAATTAAATTACGTCATTAAAACAAGGTTTACAAACGAACATGGTTATCAAATCGAAAGTAAACGTGGTGGCGGTGGCTATATCCGTATTACAAAGATTGAATCAAACGATAAGTCGGCTTTTTTAAATCATCTTAAAGAACTTACCGGCAAGAAAATATCTCAGCAGAATGCTGAGCGCATTATTGCAGGTTTATATGATAACGAATTGATTACTTTAAGAGAAAAGAAGTTGATTATGTCAACGATTCATAGAGATACTTTAATGGTGGAAGTACCGTATCGTGATTATATTAGAGCCAATATATTACAAAATGTACTTGCAATCATCCATTACAATTAG
- the ispD gene encoding 2-C-methyl-D-erythritol 4-phosphate cytidylyltransferase → MTNMYDVIIPAAGMGKRMQADKNKILLQLQSKSILEHTLETFQNDDNCRAIHLAAQKDELKLLRAMSSAYNKIEVVTAGGSERQYSIYNVLKVIQPCDYVFVHDAARPFVTRETLHDLYKSVQQNKSVVAAVKVKDTIKRVNDLRVEETLNRDELWQIQTPQAFSYQLIMDAYNKADEDDFLGTDDASLVERLHPVNIVESDYDNIKITTPEDMFFAEAILKKRGL, encoded by the coding sequence ATGACTAATATGTATGATGTAATTATTCCCGCAGCAGGCATGGGGAAAAGGATGCAGGCTGATAAAAATAAGATTTTATTACAATTACAAAGTAAATCCATTCTTGAACACACGCTTGAAACGTTTCAGAATGATGACAATTGTCGCGCGATTCATCTAGCGGCGCAAAAAGATGAACTAAAATTGCTTAGAGCAATGTCGTCCGCATACAATAAAATAGAAGTAGTCACTGCAGGTGGCAGCGAAAGACAGTATAGCATCTATAATGTGCTTAAAGTAATTCAGCCGTGCGATTATGTGTTTGTACATGATGCAGCTAGACCGTTTGTTACACGAGAAACATTGCATGATCTATATAAATCGGTACAGCAAAATAAGAGCGTGGTTGCTGCTGTGAAAGTGAAAGATACGATTAAACGTGTAAATGATCTACGAGTAGAAGAAACATTAAATAGAGACGAGCTGTGGCAGATTCAAACACCACAAGCGTTTAGTTATCAGCTGATAATGGATGCATATAATAAAGCAGATGAAGATGACTTTTTAGGTACAGACGATGCATCGCTTGTTGAACGACTGCATCCAGTTAATATTGTTGAAAGTGATTATGACAACATCAAGATTACAACGCCGGAAGATATGTTCTTTGCGGAAGCAATACTGAAGAAAAGAGGGTTATGA
- a CDS encoding UvrB/UvrC motif-containing protein, whose translation MAYEEEFSMNQLLKHLLNSGEFQTHPDKCPNCGLSLREALHIGKFGCSECYKAFSQYVPQVIERVQAGNLEHVGQQPFKSQEKIALKKRIEALEEKLQQLVEVQNFEEAVNVRDEIKVLKEGGDPHVE comes from the coding sequence ATGGCTTATGAAGAAGAATTTTCGATGAACCAGCTATTGAAACATTTATTAAATAGCGGAGAATTTCAAACACATCCGGATAAATGTCCTAACTGCGGTCTTTCATTAAGAGAGGCGCTGCATATCGGAAAGTTTGGTTGTAGTGAATGTTACAAGGCATTTAGTCAATATGTTCCTCAAGTAATAGAGAGAGTTCAAGCAGGTAATTTGGAACATGTCGGGCAACAACCTTTTAAATCCCAAGAAAAGATTGCACTTAAAAAGCGCATTGAAGCGCTGGAAGAAAAACTGCAGCAATTAGTAGAAGTACAAAACTTTGAAGAAGCTGTAAATGTAAGAGATGAAATAAAAGTATTAAAGGAAGGTGGTGATCCTCATGTTGAGTAA
- the cysE gene encoding serine O-acetyltransferase produces MFRRIKDDIAMVFEQDPAARSSIEVFLTYSGLHAVWWHLVAHWFFNHKMYFVARSISQISRFFSGIEIHPGAKIGRRLFIDHGMGIVIGETCTIGNNVTIYQGVTLGGTGKERGKRHPDIGDNVLIAAGAKVLGNIQIGNNVNIGANSVVLKCVPGYSTVVGIPGRIVRQNGIKVKVGKSFEHTNLPDPIYEKLKELERHIEASRNGEIQDDYII; encoded by the coding sequence TTGTTTAGACGTATTAAAGATGATATCGCGATGGTATTTGAGCAGGATCCGGCAGCGAGAAGTAGTATTGAAGTATTTTTGACATATTCCGGATTGCATGCAGTATGGTGGCATTTAGTTGCCCATTGGTTCTTTAATCATAAGATGTACTTTGTTGCGCGTAGCATCAGTCAAATATCAAGATTTTTCTCTGGGATTGAAATTCATCCAGGTGCAAAGATAGGTAGGCGTTTGTTTATTGACCATGGTATGGGAATTGTTATCGGTGAAACATGTACGATTGGTAATAATGTCACGATTTATCAAGGAGTAACGCTCGGTGGTACAGGTAAAGAACGTGGAAAACGTCATCCGGATATAGGGGATAACGTATTAATTGCAGCCGGAGCTAAAGTACTGGGAAATATACAAATCGGAAATAATGTAAATATTGGTGCGAATTCGGTCGTATTAAAGTGTGTGCCAGGTTACTCTACGGTTGTTGGGATTCCTGGGCGCATTGTCAGACAAAACGGGATAAAGGTGAAGGTAGGAAAATCTTTTGAGCATACAAACTTACCTGACCCAATCTATGAGAAATTAAAAGAATTAGAACGTCATATTGAGGCGTCAAGAAATGGAGAGATTCAAGATGATTACATTATATAA
- a CDS encoding protein arginine kinase encodes MLSKHLQSELSDWMQSGKDEPVILSSRIRLARNLENFVHPMMFSEGDAERVIETVGSVLHDYEEIKMSTISEQQRLMLVAKHLMSKELLNNDGGAVYINDDESESIMINEEDHIRIQVLGKDLSLQKLYTRAQDIDKRLDEKLMIAFDEHYGYLTTCPTNIGTGLRASVMLHLPGLSIMNRMNRIAQAINRFGFTIRGIYGEGTQALGHIYQVSNQLTLGKDEVSIIDDLQQVVEQIIEEELNMRKRMNNYDHIETIDRIYRSLGILKYSRKISVEEASLRLSEVKLGIDMGILDIPFRFNELMVAIQAPFLNTVYDTQVTVEEKRAEMLRTHL; translated from the coding sequence ATGTTGAGTAAACACCTTCAAAGTGAGCTTAGTGACTGGATGCAAAGCGGTAAAGATGAACCGGTCATCTTAAGTTCTAGAATCAGATTGGCGCGTAACCTAGAAAATTTTGTACATCCGATGATGTTTAGTGAAGGGGATGCAGAACGCGTTATTGAAACAGTGGGTAGTGTGCTTCATGATTATGAAGAAATAAAGATGAGTACGATATCTGAACAACAGCGTTTAATGCTTGTCGCAAAACATTTGATGAGTAAAGAGTTACTGAATAATGATGGTGGTGCCGTCTATATTAATGATGATGAGTCAGAAAGTATTATGATAAATGAGGAAGACCATATTAGAATACAAGTACTTGGCAAAGACTTATCTCTTCAGAAGTTATATACACGTGCGCAAGATATTGATAAGCGCTTAGATGAAAAACTGATGATCGCCTTTGATGAACATTATGGATATTTAACAACATGTCCTACTAATATAGGGACTGGTTTACGTGCAAGCGTAATGCTCCATTTACCAGGATTGTCTATTATGAATCGTATGAATCGAATCGCTCAGGCCATCAATCGTTTTGGCTTTACGATTCGTGGTATATATGGAGAAGGGACGCAAGCATTAGGCCATATATACCAAGTGTCTAATCAGCTGACGCTAGGCAAAGATGAAGTAAGTATTATTGACGATCTGCAACAAGTAGTTGAACAAATTATTGAAGAAGAACTCAATATGCGTAAACGAATGAACAATTATGATCATATTGAAACGATTGACAGAATTTATCGTAGTTTAGGTATATTGAAATACAGTCGCAAGATCTCAGTGGAAGAAGCAAGTCTTCGTCTGAGTGAAGTGAAGCTTGGAATTGATATGGGTATCCTTGATATTCCATTCAGATTTAATGAACTTATGGTAGCGATTCAAGCGCCATTTTTAAATACAGTATACGATACACAAGTCACAGTAGAAGAAAAAAGAGCAGAGATGCTACGTACGCATCTATAA
- the radA gene encoding DNA repair protein RadA, with protein MAKVKSTFECMACGYQSPKWMGKCPNCGAWNQMEEVIEHKQKGPKNAISESQSDNKVEKLKDITKESVPRDHTQMKELDRVLGGGIVPGSLILIGGDPGIGKSTLLLQVCAMLSQNHPVLYISGEESVRQTKLRADRLLEDAGELDVYAETNLQIIHETVKKTKPKFLVIDSIQTIFHPEVTSAPGSVSQVRECTQELMRIAKQMNIATFIVGHVTKEGQIAGPRLLEHMVDTVLYFEGDTHHSYRILRAVKNRFGSTNEMGIFEMKNTGLKEVLNPSEMFLEERTKNVAGSTIVATMEGTRPLLVEVQSLVTPTSFHNPRRMASGVDHNRLSLLMAVLEKKQGYLLQQQDAYVKVAGGVKLDEPAVDLSVIVSIASSYNDKPTRGDDCFIGEVGLTGEVRRVARIEQRVQEAEKLGFKRVIIPKNNIGGWDFPGNIEVIGVTNINEALKIAF; from the coding sequence TTGGCAAAGGTGAAAAGTACATTTGAATGTATGGCCTGTGGTTATCAGTCACCGAAATGGATGGGGAAATGTCCGAATTGTGGTGCATGGAATCAGATGGAAGAAGTTATTGAACATAAACAGAAAGGCCCTAAAAATGCGATTTCTGAATCACAAAGTGATAATAAAGTTGAAAAGTTAAAAGATATAACAAAAGAAAGTGTCCCTCGTGATCATACGCAGATGAAAGAACTGGATCGTGTACTTGGAGGAGGAATTGTTCCGGGTTCATTAATACTTATCGGAGGAGACCCTGGAATTGGGAAATCTACATTGCTGCTGCAAGTTTGTGCAATGCTTTCTCAAAACCATCCTGTACTTTATATTTCCGGAGAGGAATCCGTAAGACAGACAAAACTACGAGCCGATCGTCTTTTAGAGGATGCAGGTGAGCTTGATGTCTATGCAGAAACAAACCTTCAAATTATACACGAAACGGTAAAGAAAACAAAACCAAAATTTTTAGTTATCGATTCAATTCAAACGATATTTCATCCAGAAGTTACGAGTGCACCGGGCTCTGTATCGCAAGTCAGAGAATGTACTCAAGAATTAATGCGTATCGCAAAGCAGATGAATATCGCCACATTTATCGTAGGGCATGTGACGAAAGAGGGTCAGATTGCAGGTCCAAGATTACTTGAACATATGGTTGATACAGTCCTTTACTTTGAAGGAGATACACATCACAGCTACAGAATATTACGTGCAGTGAAGAATCGTTTTGGTTCAACAAACGAAATGGGTATATTTGAAATGAAGAATACAGGTCTTAAAGAAGTTCTGAATCCTTCAGAAATGTTCCTTGAAGAACGTACAAAAAATGTAGCGGGTTCGACTATTGTTGCAACGATGGAAGGTACGCGACCATTATTGGTTGAAGTTCAGTCGCTTGTAACGCCGACATCCTTTCACAATCCAAGAAGGATGGCGTCAGGTGTCGATCATAATCGACTGAGTTTACTGATGGCTGTATTGGAGAAAAAACAAGGGTATTTATTACAGCAGCAAGATGCATACGTGAAAGTCGCGGGCGGAGTGAAACTTGATGAACCTGCTGTTGATTTAAGTGTTATCGTAAGTATCGCATCAAGTTATAATGATAAGCCGACACGTGGAGATGACTGCTTTATCGGAGAGGTCGGTCTGACAGGTGAGGTAAGACGTGTTGCACGTATAGAACAGCGCGTACAAGAGGCTGAGAAGCTCGGTTTTAAACGTGTGATCATCCCTAAAAATAATATTGGTGGCTGGGATTTCCCTGGAAATATTGAAGTGATTGGTGTAACAAATATAAACGAAGCATTGAAAATTGCATTTTAA
- the ispF gene encoding 2-C-methyl-D-erythritol 2,4-cyclodiphosphate synthase, protein MMRIGYGYDVHQLVEGRPLIIGGIELVHDKGLLGHSDADVLLHAITDAILGAVSLGDIGKFFPDDDPKYKGADSKILLKDAYQHVLELGYEIGNLDATIIAEKPKFRPHIDAMRESIANVLNTDIFNVNVKATTNEKMGYLGRQEGIQAQAVVLLLKTN, encoded by the coding sequence ATGATGAGAATTGGATATGGATATGATGTACACCAATTAGTCGAAGGTCGACCATTAATCATCGGCGGGATTGAGCTTGTTCACGATAAAGGATTACTTGGTCATAGTGATGCTGACGTATTACTACATGCGATTACGGATGCAATATTAGGTGCAGTTTCACTTGGTGATATCGGTAAATTCTTCCCGGACGATGACCCGAAATATAAGGGTGCGGATTCTAAGATTTTACTGAAAGACGCCTACCAGCATGTACTGGAACTCGGTTATGAAATCGGGAATCTAGATGCGACAATTATCGCTGAAAAGCCGAAATTCAGACCTCATATCGATGCGATGCGTGAATCGATTGCAAATGTCTTAAATACAGACATATTCAATGTCAACGTCAAAGCGACAACCAATGAGAAGATGGGCTATTTAGGACGACAAGAGGGAATACAGGCACAAGCTGTGGTATTATTATTAAAGACAAACTAA
- the gltX gene encoding glutamate--tRNA ligase, translating into MMSKVRVRYAPSPTGFLHIGNARTALFNYLFARHNDGDFIIRIEDTDTARNVEGGEASQLKFLQWLGMDWDESIDKDGGFGPYRQSERADIYNPIIEKLLAEDKAYRCYMTAEELEAEREAQLARGEMPRYGGKHAHLTKEEEEALIAEGREPAIRIRVPKDKTYTFNDMVKGEVSFDSNGIGDWVIVKKDGIPTYNFAVAIDDHFMEITHVIRGDDHISNTPKQMMVYEALGYDIPTFGHMTLIVNEDRKKLSKRDGSIIQFIEQYHDLGYLPEALFNFIGLLGWSPEGEEEIFSKAQFIEMFDEKRLSKSPAFFDKQKLAWINNQYMKTKDLDTVFEMTLPHMKKAELVSEQPTEEELAWAKALVGLYQEQMSYAGEIVELSELFFRDEIELGEAESEVVNGEQVPELAQNFISQLEALETFDAPSIKGAIKSVQKETGIKGKNLFMPIRVMTTGQMHGPELPNTLELLGKEKVIARVQKYVK; encoded by the coding sequence ATAATGAGTAAAGTTAGAGTAAGATATGCACCAAGTCCGACTGGTTTCTTGCATATCGGTAATGCACGTACAGCATTATTTAACTATTTATTTGCAAGACACAATGACGGAGATTTTATTATCCGAATTGAAGATACAGATACTGCGCGTAATGTAGAAGGCGGAGAAGCGAGTCAGTTAAAGTTCTTACAATGGTTAGGTATGGACTGGGATGAATCAATTGATAAAGATGGTGGATTTGGTCCTTACCGTCAATCTGAGCGTGCGGATATCTACAATCCTATTATCGAGAAGTTATTAGCTGAAGATAAAGCATACCGTTGCTATATGACTGCTGAAGAGTTAGAAGCAGAACGTGAGGCACAGCTTGCGCGTGGTGAAATGCCGAGATACGGCGGCAAGCATGCACATTTAACAAAAGAAGAAGAAGAGGCATTAATTGCTGAAGGACGTGAACCTGCGATTCGTATCCGTGTACCGAAAGATAAAACTTACACATTTAATGATATGGTTAAAGGTGAAGTATCATTTGATTCTAACGGTATCGGTGACTGGGTTATCGTTAAGAAAGACGGTATCCCGACGTATAACTTTGCGGTAGCAATCGATGATCATTTTATGGAAATTACTCACGTTATCCGTGGAGATGACCATATTTCAAATACACCGAAACAAATGATGGTATATGAAGCGTTAGGTTATGATATCCCGACGTTTGGTCATATGACGTTAATCGTAAATGAAGACCGTAAGAAATTATCTAAGCGTGATGGTTCGATCATTCAATTTATTGAACAATATCATGATTTAGGTTACTTGCCAGAAGCATTATTCAACTTTATCGGATTACTCGGCTGGTCTCCAGAAGGGGAAGAAGAAATCTTCTCTAAAGCGCAATTTATCGAAATGTTCGATGAGAAACGTTTAAGTAAATCACCGGCATTCTTTGATAAACAAAAGCTTGCGTGGATCAACAACCAATATATGAAGACAAAAGATTTAGATACTGTGTTCGAAATGACATTACCGCATATGAAAAAAGCTGAACTTGTTTCTGAGCAACCAACAGAAGAAGAGCTTGCCTGGGCAAAAGCTTTAGTTGGATTATATCAGGAGCAGATGAGCTACGCTGGTGAAATTGTTGAATTAAGTGAACTCTTCTTCCGCGATGAAATCGAACTTGGTGAAGCAGAATCCGAAGTGGTGAATGGTGAACAAGTACCTGAGCTTGCTCAGAACTTTATAAGTCAGTTAGAAGCATTAGAAACGTTTGATGCGCCAAGTATTAAAGGTGCAATTAAATCCGTACAGAAAGAAACGGGTATCAAAGGCAAAAACTTATTTATGCCGATCCGTGTCATGACGACAGGACAAATGCATGGCCCAGAGTTACCAAATACATTAGAATTACTTGGTAAAGAAAAAGTCATTGCACGTGTTCAAAAGTACGTGAAATAA
- a CDS encoding PIN/TRAM domain-containing protein, with product MLRKLVLLIFIVVGASAGIFLIPEFIGLFNFEVPEILSNPYVDGAVGIAVFFLLFYWLVDRVVGLILKGEKLLLKISFIDLIIATFGMIIGLMIASMISLIFNFMGFPFLKNTVPIILAVVLGYLGFQVGIQKRGEILSFLPDRFQPNKRKSFDFPKLLDTSAIIDGRILSIVKCGFLDGTIVVPQGVLDELQLIADSTDGIKRDKGQRGLDILSELQETGHPVDIIPGNKNIKEVDQLLVTMAKDMKASVITTDFNLNKVCQVQGIQVLNVNDLSEAIKPVVAQGDKMLLNVTKSGKEEDQGVGYMEDGTMVVVEHGKKYINKQINVEVQSILQTSSGRIIFTKKVND from the coding sequence ATGTTACGAAAGCTTGTTTTATTAATATTTATCGTTGTAGGGGCATCAGCAGGTATCTTTTTAATACCTGAATTCATCGGTCTATTTAATTTTGAAGTACCTGAAATATTGTCTAACCCATATGTGGATGGTGCTGTAGGTATCGCTGTCTTTTTCCTTTTATTTTACTGGCTTGTAGACCGTGTTGTTGGATTGATTTTAAAGGGTGAGAAACTGCTCCTAAAAATAAGTTTTATTGATTTGATTATCGCGACTTTTGGTATGATTATCGGTTTGATGATCGCTTCTATGATCAGTTTAATTTTTAACTTTATGGGATTTCCGTTTCTTAAAAATACGGTACCAATTATTTTAGCGGTTGTTTTAGGTTATCTAGGATTTCAGGTTGGTATTCAAAAACGTGGAGAGATATTAAGTTTCTTACCTGATCGTTTTCAGCCTAATAAGAGAAAATCATTCGATTTTCCAAAGCTATTAGATACTTCTGCAATTATCGATGGTCGTATTTTATCAATCGTAAAGTGTGGTTTTCTAGATGGTACAATCGTGGTCCCTCAAGGTGTGCTGGATGAATTACAATTAATAGCTGATTCGACAGACGGCATCAAGAGAGATAAAGGGCAACGTGGATTAGATATATTAAGTGAACTGCAAGAGACTGGGCATCCTGTGGATATTATTCCTGGGAACAAGAATATTAAAGAAGTGGATCAGTTGCTTGTTACGATGGCGAAAGATATGAAAGCGAGTGTTATTACGACTGATTTTAATTTGAATAAAGTCTGCCAGGTGCAAGGTATCCAAGTACTGAATGTAAATGATCTTTCAGAAGCGATAAAGCCTGTCGTCGCTCAAGGAGATAAGATGTTATTAAACGTCACGAAATCAGGAAAAGAAGAAGATCAAGGTGTAGGGTATATGGAAGATGGTACGATGGTTGTTGTAGAACATGGTAAGAAGTATATCAACAAACAAATCAATGTTGAGGTGCAATCAATATTGCAGACATCTTCAGGACGTATTATATTTACGAAGAAAGTGAATGACTAA
- a CDS encoding ATP-dependent Clp protease ATP-binding subunit: MLFGRLTERAQRVLAHAQEEAIRLNHNNIGTEHLLLGLVKEPDGIAAKVLAAYNITEEKVVSEVEQLIGHGTDMGGTIQYTPRAKKVIELSLDEARKLNHNFVGTEHILLGLIRENEGVAARVLANLDLNITKARSQVVKLLGSPEMTGKDANASKSQSTPTLDELARDLTVIAKDGTLDPVIGRSAEITRVIEVLSRRTKNNPVLIGEPGVGKTAIVEGLAQAIINNEVPETLKGKRVMSLDMGTVVAGTKYRGEFEERLKKVMEEIHQAGNIILFIDELHTLIGAGGAEGAIDASNILKPALARGELQCIGATTLEEYRKYIEKDAALERRFQPVQVDQPNVEDAIEILKGLRDRYEAHHRIKISDEALVAAVKMSDRYISDRFLPDKAIDLIDEAGSKVRLRNYTTPPSLKELEAELEKVKNEKDAAVHSQEFEQAASLRDKQTQLEKKLEETKKEWQKTQGSNNTSVTADDIANVVAQWTGIPIAKIAETESQKLLNLEEILHNRVIGQSDAVSSISKAVRRARAGLKDPKRPIGSFIFLGPTGVGKTELAKALAEAMFGEEDAMIRVDMSEFMEKHSVSRMVGSPPGYVGHDDGGQLTEKVRRKPYSVILFDEIEKAHPDVFNILLQVLDDGRLTDSKGRTVDFRNTVIIMTSNVGAQEIKDNKFVGFGGQTAAQDYETIRKTMMDELKKQFRPEFLNRIDDIIVFHKLEKDHLKEIVTLMVEGLANRLKEQDIHISLTDAAKEKIADEGYDPEYGARPLARAIQKHIEDQLSEELLKGEELTGHHITIDYVDDAFKIDKAKA, from the coding sequence ATATTGTTTGGTAGATTAACAGAACGTGCTCAAAGAGTACTTGCACATGCACAAGAAGAAGCAATTCGTTTAAATCATAATAACATCGGAACAGAGCATTTATTATTAGGGCTTGTAAAAGAGCCGGATGGCATCGCAGCAAAAGTACTAGCGGCTTATAACATTACAGAAGAAAAAGTTGTATCTGAAGTAGAACAACTTATCGGACACGGTACGGATATGGGTGGCACGATACAATATACACCCCGTGCTAAGAAAGTTATCGAATTATCACTTGATGAAGCACGTAAATTAAACCATAACTTTGTAGGAACAGAACATATTCTACTTGGTTTAATTCGTGAAAATGAAGGTGTTGCTGCACGTGTGCTGGCCAACCTTGACTTAAACATTACAAAAGCAAGATCTCAAGTGGTGAAATTACTTGGTAGTCCTGAGATGACAGGGAAAGATGCGAATGCTTCGAAGTCACAAAGCACACCAACGCTTGATGAACTTGCACGCGATTTAACAGTCATTGCAAAAGATGGCACGCTAGACCCTGTTATTGGACGTAGTGCAGAAATTACGCGTGTTATTGAAGTGTTGAGTCGTCGTACAAAAAATAATCCTGTACTTATTGGAGAACCAGGTGTAGGTAAAACGGCAATTGTAGAAGGATTAGCACAAGCAATCATTAATAATGAAGTGCCGGAAACATTAAAGGGAAAACGTGTAATGAGTTTAGATATGGGTACTGTTGTTGCAGGTACTAAATATCGAGGTGAGTTCGAAGAGCGTCTTAAGAAAGTGATGGAAGAAATTCATCAGGCAGGTAACATTATCTTATTCATTGATGAATTACACACGCTAATTGGAGCCGGAGGTGCTGAGGGAGCGATTGATGCTTCTAACATATTAAAACCTGCACTTGCACGTGGAGAGTTACAATGTATTGGTGCAACAACTTTAGAAGAATATCGTAAATATATAGAGAAAGATGCAGCGCTTGAACGTCGATTCCAGCCTGTTCAAGTTGATCAACCGAATGTAGAAGATGCAATTGAAATATTAAAAGGGTTGCGCGATCGCTATGAAGCACATCACAGAATCAAAATTTCTGATGAAGCGCTTGTAGCTGCAGTTAAGATGAGTGATCGTTATATTTCAGATCGTTTCTTACCAGATAAAGCGATAGACTTAATCGATGAAGCAGGTTCTAAAGTACGTTTACGCAATTATACAACGCCACCAAGCTTAAAAGAGCTTGAAGCGGAATTAGAAAAAGTCAAAAATGAAAAAGATGCTGCAGTACATTCTCAAGAGTTCGAACAAGCAGCTAGCTTACGTGATAAACAAACACAACTTGAGAAAAAGTTAGAAGAAACTAAAAAAGAATGGCAAAAAACACAAGGTTCAAATAATACTTCAGTAACTGCAGATGACATTGCCAACGTTGTAGCCCAATGGACAGGCATCCCGATTGCTAAAATTGCAGAAACTGAATCTCAAAAGCTGTTGAATCTGGAAGAAATTCTGCACAATCGTGTCATTGGACAGTCAGATGCGGTATCGTCAATTTCTAAAGCTGTACGTCGTGCACGTGCTGGTCTTAAAGATCCGAAACGTCCGATTGGAAGCTTTATCTTCTTAGGTCCTACAGGTGTAGGTAAAACAGAACTTGCGAAAGCACTCGCTGAAGCGATGTTTGGTGAAGAAGATGCGATGATTCGTGTAGATATGAGTGAATTTATGGAGAAACACAGCGTGTCACGTATGGTAGGTTCACCTCCAGGATATGTGGGACATGATGATGGTGGTCAATTAACGGAAAAGGTACGTCGTAAACCTTATTCAGTAATCTTATTTGACGAAATCGAAAAAGCACATCCAGACGTCTTCAACATTCTGCTGCAAGTACTCGATGATGGTCGTCTTACAGACTCAAAAGGGCGTACAGTAGATTTCAGAAATACAGTTATTATTATGACAAGTAACGTCGGAGCTCAAGAAATTAAAGATAATAAATTTGTTGGGTTCGGTGGACAGACTGCAGCTCAGGATTATGAAACAATCCGTAAAACGATGATGGATGAACTTAAGAAACAGTTCCGTCCAGAGTTTTTAAACCGTATCGATGATATTATCGTATTCCACAAATTAGAGAAAGATCACTTGAAAGAAATTGTGACATTGATGGTTGAAGGTCTTGCAAATAGACTGAAAGAACAAGATATCCACATTTCGTTGACGGATGCAGCGAAAGAGAAAATCGCAGATGAAGGTTATGATCCAGAATATGGAGCAAGACCACTCGCTCGAGCAATTCAAAAACATATTGAGGACCAGTTATCTGAAGAACTATTGAAAGGTGAAGAATTAACTGGACATCATATTACGATAGATTATGTAGATGATGCCTTTAAAATTGATAAAGCAAAAGCATAA